The sequence GACGGTGAGAGTGCATTAGTGCCACTTTTCTTTAAAATGATTATCTAGTATTGCAGGAACTTGACTGCTACTTTAAAAGTCATTTTCTAATTCAGGGCCGAGGAGAGCGTGCATATGACATCTATTCAAGGCTGCTACGAGAGAGAATCATTTGTCTTATGGGTCCAGTAAGTTAAAATGCAAAGAAAGACACAATTGAATCTAAAATGGTTTTCAGAAAGCCCCTTTTTTAGGTTTTTCCTGTCCCTCTCTTTGTTCAGATCGATGACTCTGTAGCTTCTCTGGTTATCGCTCAGCTGCTCTTTCTCCAGTCTGAGAGCAACAACAAGCCTATTCACATGTACATCAACAGTCCTGGTGAGAATCATGACTGCAttgacataaaaacaaaatagacttttaaaaacctagcaaaaaaaaaaaaaaaaacgttgtacACAATCTTTTACAAGTCTGttgtttaattaattgttatattttttttacaatgtaaaatcCTGTAAGTGTATTCTAAAAATGCCCCATTCAGGCACACGTCTTTTCTGTggtttttatgaattaaatgtgagaataaatattgtattgtaagCATGGTCGAAAAATCATGTTAGAAtgcataaaatatgataaaacaggtgtttgaggaatgtttatttgcatgcatatttgcaataaatgtatttaccaCACAATGAAAACTACAGAGCTTTAATTATAAAACTGTGTGTAAATGTCATCTTACTAAGATATATAACTGGGTGAAATAgtcaactgatatttatatgctttttatatatttagtttgcTATAGTGTTAGAAAGATCTCACTGATTTTCATTACAATGTTTAATCTCATATCAGCAATTGCACCAAATGGCAGATTTTTGCTCAACTTGGGCATCtgaataaaaaacagtttttatttttgagtatgagctccatattttcgttatttcatattataagaaACAAAGACCTTTTGTatcaaatatgaaaacaacataacaaaacaattttttttttttgcaggtggtGTGATCACAGCTGGACTTGCGATCTATGACACTATGCAGTACATCTTAAATCCCATCTCAACCTGGTGTGTGGGTCAGGCCGCCAGTATGGGGAGCCTGCTTCTGGCCGCAGGAACCACAGGCATGAGACATTCCCTGCCCAACGCCCGGATCATGGTGCACCAGCCCTCCGGAGGAGCAAGTGTAAGAATGGGGGACGAAAGAAGAGAAAAAGAGGGAACTGCTTTCACACAACTCTAACGCCAATATTTGTCATTTCAGGGGCAAGCAACAGACATTGCCATCCAGGCTGAGGAGATTCTTAAACTTAAAAGACAGATCAACAACATCTATAGCAAACACACAGGGCAGCCTTTGAAGACTTTAGGTAATTTTTCTGTTATAAATCTTTCATTAATATCATAATAAAACATCCTGACATCAAGTTTCTGTGTTCTGTCGTCCTCACTCAGAGAATGTGATGGAGAGAGACCGGTACATGAGCCCAATAGAAGCGCAGGATTTCGGGATCATTGATAAGGTCCTGGTTCATCCACCACAGGCGGGACAGGATGAGCCAGAACTTATTCAAAAAGAGCCAACCAGCCTTTCAGGTGCCTCCAGTTCTCCTCAACCTCACGCGTCTGAGCCGGGCCAGTCCGGCAGCAACCCTCCCTCCTCATACAAACCTGAACCCTAACATAGACTTCCAGCAGGAGCGAGTACACTACTGCATCGCTGCTTCAGTGTCTGCTTTGGAAGATGTTTGAGATGACAGTCACAAGCTCACATATCGTATCTGAACCTTGTGACCTTCCTTTTGTACACTTTATTTAGACAATCCTACAATCTGGATTTTACAGATGCAAGTGTAAAGATACTCAATCTagcatttatatttgtatgtacaAATATAGGTATCTTTAGCAAGATTTAGGTTAATTGTAAACAAACTAGATGGAAACAGAAGCTTACAGCACAGGGTTTGAAGTCTGTATTATTTGGATGGAGTGTTTTCCATGTCACACAATATACTTTGATTTGTAAATGTGCTCCTCGATTAATATAATACATGTAGGAATGATTTAaagcaaattattttattgataGATATTCAAATAAATCATTGGGTCAATTAGGATGGTTATCCTGTCATTTTACCTTTTTACTAAACAAGAAGGACACAATTCAGATTGTGAAACTACATGTTTCAAGCTCATGAATTCTGAATAGTTTACCAAAGGTACACTACAGTTGAAAGCGTTGGGGactgtatgaattaaaaaaaaaagaaatacctacatttattcagcaaggttgcattaaattgatcagaagttacagtaaaaactttcaaattgtttcaaaatatgtccatttcaaataaatgctattcttttgcgctttctattcatcaaaaagtcatgaaaattctatcataatTTCTAAaagagcacaactgttttcaacattgatagtaatagtgtttctttagcagaaaatcagacaatgttttctgaagtaacgtgacactgaagactggagttatgcaataaattatattttaaaatatattcaaatagaaaatatttcacaatattaccgtacTGTTTGACTGTGTTTTTGACCTAAAGAATTTTCatgaaattaacaaataaaatgtatttctttaaacaacattttttacatttttacaagacCCAGAGTATTAATCAGTACTGTATGTCAAAATAATTTACGTAACATCATGATGTAGGTGAAGTTATTTACCAATGGCTTTAtggttctgagaaaaaaaaacaaacataaaccaaATTCTATCTTTTTAAGCAGtttcttcaaaacaaaacaaaatcaacaaatgcAATTtcagtaatataaataaatcccCTTTCTGAGTGCAAATGTGTCagactttatttttgtattcaacAAGATGAAACCACTCATGAACTACTAATGCTCCTTGATATTTTCAGTAAATAGAAAACCCTGAACTATTATGAACTATATAGCAAAATATGAAACGGTAAAGATGCTAAATTACCTTATTAAGTAAAATCATGCTTTATACCAATGCTTGATAACATATATGGGTGATCCGTTTTatgaaagaatgtttttttttaaatcatcagaTGCGAATATAAAAAGTTGAGTAGTGTATGCAAACAATGGTAGATAAAATAAACTCATTCTTTTGCTAGTAAAATAACCTCTTTCTCTCGCCATAGAAGCATCCACAAGAAGCAACTCGATGCTGACCTCTGGTGGTGATTTGAGCGAAAATCCAAAGATAAAGTTTGTTTCTAACCAAAACCAACCATAGTGAATGACaaggcttttttgttgttgttccctGGTTGCAGtcaaaaacatttcagttgttaCATTAAAGAAATGCATTCAGCTTTACCAACTCCTCCAAGGCGTTATCCAGAAATGCTCATGTGAACTATTCCATCATTGCAACAGAAACCGCCACTGCTGCTCCTCTCAAGAACTGCAGTCACAACCTTAAATAGAGATATGCATCGCTTTATCACTTACTTCAAACTTTACTCATGCAAAGAACTTTTGTTTTTTCCCTCCTTACCTCAGACTCATCAGAGAAAGTGTAGCGTGCCAGAGGCTTTTCCCTATCATTGATGAAACTGATTCCTTTATGAAGAGACTTGATCGTTAGAATGGGGCCAAAAATCTCCTCCTGCATTAAAGCATCAGATTCCTTGACATCCACGACCACAGTGGGGGCTGAGATAGTCTATgataaaacaaaagagaaaaagatcATAATGGAGTACTAGTTAAGCTGcctattaatttatatatatatatatatatatatatatatatatatatatatatatatatatatatatatatatatatacagttttcagtgtcagtggcacatgatccttcagaaatcatattaatatgccgatttgctgcttttgttatcagttttgaaaatacttattcttcttaatttttttatggtaACTGTCATACCTTTTGTGTATGTATTGACTATATAAATTGAACAGACTATATAAATTTAGCAGCTCAACCAGTCGGTCGCAGTGCCTGTTTGTCACAATACGGCCCATGTCTTGGCTTTGTTGGGGCTCAGAGCCGTAGAAACTCTCcagaaaatggctgtccactgctccgggtgtgtgttcactgatgtgtgtgtgcactttgaatgcaaaacccatcttcatcagtttgacaacacaactgctgcaaatcatcacaacacatgcatataacgaaacgtactgcaaatccttcacaacacatgcatattaagaaacgctgcaaatccacacaacacatgcaattaacaaaagtgctgcaaatagcactgaccacaatggaaatgtttcaaggagacctCAAAAAGTGTTGGACCCGGCTTGGATTTGCTCATCGTGCAGTGGCgactggtcagtggagttgttggtgaactgagaggtgattttttttttttttcatggtgttTTTGGAAACAccatgattcctttatcttttggatattattagcctaaataagctgaaaaattacatgattaaatgtaaaacgttacttaagatggctaactttaatatcctcagctatatataatttcaaggttaatgaaaatatatttgcagtgcttcattaattgtttgttaatgtgcatgtgctgtgaggatttgcagtgttTCTTAATTTGCTTTTGTTGCGGGGGATTTGCAGCGGGtttcgttgtatgcatgtgttgtgatgatttgcagtgttTCGCTATATGCGAAAAgatattttcttcatttgctgatgtttttttttcaatttgcatgtgttttcttaaatttcaGCATGTTGAGCTCTCTCTGCCAGcacagataaataaattattcagtgCAAAAGTTTTAAACATCCCATTGTTATTGTTTTCTAGCAGAAACTCATTTAattttgttcaattttttttaaagattttttaaaggggcataacatttccatcacacgctaaggcatttggccaatcacaatgcactggatatagCTAGCCAGTCTTAGTAGTCCTGAAAGTTTAGATTCTTTCAAACCTTATAAATATCAGAACGTTTATTCAGATATTAATTCAAGTGCttcttgcttgtttgttttgagGGATACAAGCTAAATGGCTCAATGTTTGCAATTTAGTGGCTCTAAGAAATGTCATTATGCATTGCATTGTAATCAAAAGTATattctgaggtaaaaaaaaaaatgctgagtttaaaaagttcaaatgtatttattttaggtttattaattatttaattatgtaaaattcAAAATGCTGGTTAAAACCTGTGTtgtggaaattctaattcaataacaaattgtagagactgagaatgaaaaaccaGACTTTTGTCTTTCTATTGCTTTAATTCTTtgcagagaatgatctggtttacacacagcttcCGAGTCTATGTGTGCaaagagataacacacagactcacagtccACTTTTTACAGAATGtaaaagatacattgaaggacatactaggacctttgagccaatcatgttgcCCAGTGCACATCACCTCATAACTGTTCCTGGTACATGGTTCCTCTTTAGAAGTAGTTTTTCAGCCTAAAGCAGTTACGTGCACAGGTTACACAAAGATATCAATGTCCCTATGGACTATACTGTATTTACTACCTTGATCATTGTATGTTAAAAATGAGATAAATGCAATCAATgccaaattaacaaaactaaaaatttccataacacctgtaaaaattaaatacagaaacaattataaaattatacaaattataaagtACATTGTGCCCTATTTATACagagtgtatattattttaaaagtcatgaaaatatgtactaattaaaaaaaacaaaatacagtgtTGAGGggagtgggggtgggggggggataATGGACAGGTGTTGCACAGCTGTTAATGTTTTGACTAACAAAACAAGGCAGTTTAACGCTTGAAAGGTTCACTAGTTTTAGGGGTGTTTCAGTGAGTTGTGATCAGCTTGGGCCATGTATTCTCTAGGGTATAAATTGTTTCTGGGCCTGCCCCAGGGAATTTTCATTTGGACTCCTTTGTGTAGGCtgacactttttaaattatttttgcattatcaTACAGATGTTCAAGAAATTATATGCCTTCTCCTTTAATCATGtgccttctccttctccttcaaGTAGTCATACATGTTGATATTTTCATACATTAATAGTTTGAATGTTATAAGTTAATTCGATGAAGGAGTAAATTATCAAATCAAATGTGATTAAAGTTTAAATTCTTATCCCAACATCACATTTGGACATTTAAAGACCAGATGGATTAAgtcttttgaattattattttttacgtctacattaataagtaaataaataaatagatagataaaattcATTTATTGTGTTGTAATGAATACtttgacaaaaatacaaaactccTTTGCTACTTTTGAATGATGGTCAAGAAGCTGCTCTCCCAGTAAAGGCCAATTCTCTTTCACATTTAGTCTCtaattgttgctgttgttttgtcAATCCAGTTTAAATAAGTggcatccatcatccatcatgaATGATTTTGAACAGTCACTGTATATAAAACTACACCAGCATATTGTTATTattcataaatttatatttagaatGTAAATGGAATTATTGAAATAGTCAATATAGCCACTCCAACAGACATCTCGATTTCTTGAAAGCTGTATGACATCATTACCCTCCAATTGGCATACATGTGAATATGTGATCAGTCCTTCTCCACTGGATGTCATATGAGGTCACGTCACTGAATCTGCTTTACCTATTGTTTTACTGGCCTTTGCAAGTGTGTGTCATAATGTGATACCTTACACAATCTCAAATTGCAACAGTTAAAATTTACTGTACCtgatgtacaggtccttctcaaaaaaattagcatattgtgaaaaagttcattattttccataatgtaatgataaaaattttactttcatatattttagattcattgcacaccaactgaaatatttcaggtcttttattgttttaatactgatgattttgccatacagctcatgaaaacccaaaattcctatctcaaaaaaatttgcatatcatgaaaaggttctctaaacgagctattaacctaatcatctgaatcaactaattaactctaaacaactgcaaaaaattcctgaggcttttaaaaactgcCAGCATGGTTCAtaactcaaaaccgcaatcatgggtaagactgccagaaggccatcattgacaccctcaagcgagagaagacacaaaaataaatttctgaacgagtaggctgttcccagagtgctgtatcaaggcacctcagtgggaagtctgtgggaaggaaaaagtgtggcaaaaaacgctgcacaacgagaagaggtgaccggaccctgaagaagattgtggagaaggactgattccagaccttgggggacctgcagaagcagtggactgagtctggagtagaaacatccagagccaccgtgcacaggcgtgtgcaggaaatgggctacagagaagcagcactggactgttgctcagtggtccaaagtacttttttcggatgaaagcaacttttgcatgtcattcggaaatcaaggtgccagagtctggaggaagactgaggagaaggaaatgccaaaatgcctgaagtccagtgtcaagtacccacagtcagtgatgggcTGTGTATTTCTGCGTGTGACAAACACAGTG comes from Carassius auratus strain Wakin chromosome 3, ASM336829v1, whole genome shotgun sequence and encodes:
- the LOC113045172 gene encoding ATP-dependent Clp protease proteolytic subunit, mitochondrial-like, coding for MLLRRVLQCGVSTLKVSRSIHQSAPWRSLLIPMVVEQTGRGERAYDIYSRLLRERIICLMGPIDDSVASLVIAQLLFLQSESNNKPIHMYINSPGGVITAGLAIYDTMQYILNPISTWCVGQAASMGSLLLAAGTTGMRHSLPNARIMVHQPSGGASGQATDIAIQAEEILKLKRQINNIYSKHTGQPLKTLENVMERDRYMSPIEAQDFGIIDKVLVHPPQAGQDEPELIQKEPTSLSGASSSPQPHASEPGQSGSNPPSSYKPEP